In the Mycoplasma zalophi genome, one interval contains:
- a CDS encoding ABC transporter ATP-binding protein yields MFKKNKIENDKKQTNETPKNTQINEKTLTKQEIKKIYKANNKPRPKDEYATEKNSEGVIIEVKNVTKTYLSGNLATEVLKGVSFEINRGEIAVLFGKSGSGKSTLLNLISGLDRTTTGQIIVNDVALPYLSNAKQTLFRRQHISFIFQNYNLLQNLNSYDNVETGSYLQKNKNKQMNIKKLFDDFDLTDCMYKYPSQMSGGQQQRVSILRALAKNSEIIVADEPTGALDEKTSKLVQNILLDINAKYNSTIVIVSHDPDIAAIADKVIYLELGKIKEIKTKNKTRRDN; encoded by the coding sequence ATGTTTAAGAAAAATAAAATTGAAAATGATAAAAAACAAACAAATGAAACACCAAAAAATACTCAAATTAATGAAAAAACATTAACAAAGCAAGAAATTAAAAAGATTTATAAAGCCAATAATAAACCAAGACCCAAAGATGAATATGCTACTGAAAAAAATTCTGAAGGTGTTATTATTGAAGTTAAAAATGTTACAAAAACTTATCTTTCAGGAAATTTAGCAACTGAAGTTTTAAAAGGTGTTAGTTTTGAAATTAATCGTGGTGAGATTGCTGTTTTATTTGGAAAAAGTGGTTCAGGTAAATCTACATTATTAAACTTAATAAGTGGTTTAGATAGAACAACAACAGGACAAATTATTGTAAATGATGTTGCTTTACCTTATTTATCTAATGCAAAGCAAACATTATTTAGAAGACAACATATTTCTTTTATATTTCAGAATTATAATTTATTACAAAATTTAAATTCTTATGACAATGTTGAAACAGGTTCATATTTGCAAAAAAATAAAAACAAGCAAATGAATATTAAAAAATTATTTGACGATTTTGATTTAACAGATTGTATGTATAAATACCCTTCACAAATGTCAGGGGGACAACAACAACGTGTATCTATTTTAAGAGCACTTGCAAAAAACTCCGAAATAATTGTGGCCGATGAACCAACAGGAGCTCTTGATGAGAAAACATCAAAATTAGTACAAAATATTCTTTTAGATATTAATGCAAAATATAATTCCACAATAGTTATTGTTTCTCATGATCCAGATATTGCAGCGATTGCTGATAAGGTAATTTATTTAGAATTAGGAAAAATTAAAGAAATTAAAACAAAAAATAAAACAAGAAGAGATAACTAA
- the tpx gene encoding thiol peroxidase — protein MKITFKGNEMNLIGQQLKVGDKFPNFKAVDLNLADFNSEDIAGKRRLIFSIPSIDTGVCELETTRFMHDFQDKPFPVVVISYDTPFAFSRWCAAKENTKVTTLSEFKYNDFSAKTGTKIAELGLLTRAVFVVNENDIIEHVEYVNEVSNEPNYQEVLKFF, from the coding sequence ATGAAAATAACTTTTAAAGGAAATGAAATGAACTTAATTGGTCAACAACTAAAAGTTGGAGATAAATTCCCAAATTTTAAAGCAGTTGATCTTAATTTAGCAGATTTTAATTCAGAAGATATTGCAGGAAAAAGAAGATTGATTTTTTCTATTCCTAGCATTGATACAGGGGTTTGCGAGCTTGAAACTACTAGGTTTATGCATGACTTTCAAGACAAACCTTTTCCTGTTGTTGTAATTAGTTATGATACACCATTTGCTTTTAGTCGTTGATGCGCTGCTAAAGAAAATACAAAAGTTACAACATTAAGTGAGTTTAAATACAATGATTTTTCTGCAAAAACAGGAACAAAAATTGCTGAACTTGGACTATTAACTCGAGCAGTTTTTGTAGTAAATGAAAATGACATTATTGAACACGTTGAATATGTAAATGAAGTTTCAAACGAACCAAACTATCAAGAAGTTTTAAAATTCTTTTAA
- a CDS encoding ABC transporter permease, giving the protein MIRLLKEVFRSLSRNKITVIGLTILIFITCGLFTLLFDIKKSYTSTLSSYQTVSKMQDLTVNLDVNPNGEVPNGGYDQVNDEGLIDNKPIIYTPDSSLKLYKQSTKNLSVPEQELNFLNIRNFSLNSSPLKDQDIYIDSSIFQKWFFDNQNNTGIAIFDMKNGYFELTNDIALPIYLKSQDNYSRIFHDISINATETFTFDKQYKLKDIANIINTPSGSTHYKLNDYLVKPLDLFINPKTKEASFDTHKLELWTIEGDVVIISGENILKQLGFTRAENDRFYFKNTDSQKDLHFQEPSKITEQNIDSKTLLVNKFSLVNYFASQNIDQINSKIYDTFLFQKNQKYQFPLSWIQNVEIETEFEKRLFKLNWDYNTENNASNWKGSYLSYISKIYSDNNNQIPNDIKEFGFWTKSTKTRWYLETNSPGEWRSTKEPISLDDLDVVLSLKNNQPTSTEKDTIAKIENIDPQWNQVKIREKFNEISNTNLLQLKRNELAQGANNVAKKAIIKKVVNKVGEENVGLRQTLTVETINDGDSKKNIFHFINTGDSNNSIRGVKQNVGKLYNEVTNPTILNKTDSRRNIEEYLLIPDKNYPNRKTKLPSEYAKNIIEYIFKGYTPDPNYLDTDIRFEPYYNYYPGTQIPYLTNAKILLLISEDEDNNTVQYAIAKSEVNSKTGEAKYIVLGQKEINGELYWTRLLIPEQESSLSINELDNFLIQHRLTIKAKIGKQGWAKIDPSYKNSIYLPINYGSVDNAAIIDITQNNTINILIKQIKQTILKTDLSNLFTKEQLDKILAAGQIAVEKNQLHNLLASGKTNEVIIKVVIFDWLHELSKSTQRSDEKLLNFNINTFWESIVNNIIGFIKNKYTYDNNVLRTHEQQRNYLKQELDKLEELLMNITGSKTPFFNNLILGFKISNIIDYIKDYDKLLDSISSILTSIDLLKFSSLGRQWYLKHPYKPYLNANANYYTLSSDEITSFLLQSIDENKIKKALNTLIQQIDFKALLSPESDLSIYKKILITAENANKPLGNSEKTRLTSLFNKLNGYEDPQKAFDNINEALEILVNSFSLETFNKNITHFLDKSEQKEPVIANGVLFNNNYIKRLKQSNWIASLISALTQAQANNHNILGKVKTIQEAIKLLANLSSATQNAAGLHIPTSDNKKISFDDLGSLGLIRFPSPEDKIATNNYIGQYDANKIFALKQKIDTAIASNKNLLKFSIEESSFLTDIILVNNAEFQDLEKISTKLNNYLNLISKLLIKNYQNNINPYNLNFEEDATVPIATYGDLAYRSALFNKNTKNTDSNEVLHFLYNQIKPILSGFLTKDANGFIGQELNLYSFWIKLTYELKTTVPNITFDEIKTIILTIFNFMQNENVARLLRQYENVDNQIPSYNSMLGSDLNNYATILKISKGLSNNIVSTKEFENSNLLETLQQDLAQKNLNNYWEYINKLLNKNIYQFVAMMSMLNEASFMPTFYKESQEQFVNNFINAPENSTLGSLITSDYDLAVLYKNTLSYSQLSNQIRILGINPIVINPFMALSFPQVLLYTAISDQENKGNLAYLVTQLSRDLETINIDDLDKLINPLYDSLIRQQELSDSGDKNIALDMSYFTWLKNKFILKDQDDQTIFGLNTNKIFEQLLFSLISTNYVNNLVAYNDTSAYLAKINYAYLQKNKKEVYTGNIDEYLKDPFKMAVFINTLDSKYKIKINSIEYLIIGIDTTADYLYPVINEENLQVDTSKQSLVYVNSKGFDRIKSAYPTLALKDYLLVKKGEFKDTELKQEFSEFIASIASNITNKVFLADELDPINPEISIRITLVQKIIHSIGNVQLFSLIILITLVSISVYFIIRRYINDRNKVIGILRSQGYKASEISFSFSSFAWPSTIVGSITGYILGHFVQPIAFKVFSSYWTLPTTMISFNWLTLVNTFIVPFIFLSILIFLITMFSIRIKAIEQMSGLSELNVGKISQKIAVLFRVLPIKSRFIAMLTLNNFWKLFSLFISFSITSLITMFSLSSLNVFQKSIQRTYQNRNYNFKLDLETPTIEGGPYILYNKNNLNDLLYVPDDLSASSQGGDKNQTDYNSPFYFKPGYSYNTDVLNKPFAPSVLTKSSLDILLDTSVELSPWDVVFASLPETQKARIIQIFKSVSTKMFNTQNLHYTNSDTTYFDPLSLEYESLYATETPDPNSPKISYFTFNESNIVARGIKNASSLGQFLFVEYDKFNNFYKKPASIKTDKVRSLYRNFLVDAYKKIDKNDFFMSFGGVIWNNHTNEKYSYAKTSIFNQNIEIYGYKKDSKFIELRDANNKDLNDVLYKDFPFDKPLPDNLENAILPLVINNVVAKKWGLKEGSIIKFNIQNHVDRFVDQILNIKNDNHTFTFKVVGINETYINNELITTKEIVDRITGLDKLSTWIKEKRQDELNVLIKQDPDNALEYSQWFNNEYEAFNGILSNDEAPEQTINTLTTYSSSGYWGAIQSYNANVADDKSITDFFKKIFVGQSGTDPMFKFTVDSYNQTHNTQLDWRQKIKEFLNVTDEQYKTWGDQALVNEPIEPEIKKYMINAINRLYGSEGSIYGKDILYGASQSVNSKDIEAGFISGIAATITNITLAFIIISFIVSIIILIMITNSMVNSNKESVATFSILGYSNKEKIYLFFFNYIPIILFASLLMIPITFILIVSFNAFMLATSQMVLPLYLFQSTILISMLVSLLVFGITSIFAWISLNKIKPVYLLKGK; this is encoded by the coding sequence ATGATTAGATTATTAAAAGAAGTTTTTAGATCACTTTCAAGAAATAAAATCACAGTAATCGGATTAACAATTTTAATTTTTATTACTTGTGGATTATTCACATTATTATTTGACATTAAAAAGAGTTATACCTCAACACTTTCAAGTTATCAAACTGTTTCTAAAATGCAAGATTTAACAGTTAATTTAGATGTCAATCCTAATGGAGAAGTTCCTAATGGAGGATATGATCAGGTTAATGATGAAGGATTAATTGATAATAAACCAATAATTTATACACCGGATTCTTCGCTTAAATTATATAAACAAAGTACAAAAAATTTAAGTGTGCCTGAACAAGAATTAAATTTTTTAAATATTAGAAATTTTTCATTAAATAGTAGCCCTCTAAAAGATCAAGATATATATATAGACAGTAGCATTTTTCAAAAATGATTTTTTGACAATCAAAACAACACAGGAATTGCTATTTTTGACATGAAAAATGGTTATTTTGAGTTAACTAATGATATTGCACTTCCTATTTATTTAAAATCACAAGATAATTATTCAAGAATATTTCATGATATTTCAATCAATGCAACAGAAACATTTACTTTCGATAAACAATATAAACTAAAAGATATTGCAAACATAATTAATACTCCTTCTGGTTCTACGCATTATAAGTTAAATGATTACTTGGTTAAACCACTAGACTTATTTATTAATCCCAAAACTAAAGAAGCTTCTTTTGATACTCATAAATTAGAATTATGAACAATTGAAGGTGATGTTGTTATTATTTCTGGCGAGAATATATTAAAACAATTAGGTTTTACAAGAGCTGAAAATGATAGATTTTATTTTAAAAATACCGATTCACAAAAAGATTTACATTTTCAAGAACCTTCAAAAATTACAGAACAAAACATAGATTCTAAAACTTTATTAGTTAATAAGTTTTCATTAGTTAATTATTTTGCTTCACAAAATATTGATCAAATAAATTCAAAAATTTATGATACATTTTTATTCCAAAAAAATCAAAAATATCAATTTCCTTTAAGTTGAATTCAAAATGTTGAAATAGAAACAGAATTTGAAAAAAGATTATTTAAATTAAATTGAGATTATAATACAGAAAATAATGCTTCTAATTGAAAGGGTAGCTATTTAAGTTATATTTCTAAAATTTATTCAGATAATAACAATCAAATACCTAATGATATTAAAGAATTTGGTTTTTGAACAAAATCAACAAAAACCAGATGATATTTAGAAACAAATTCACCTGGTGAATGACGTTCAACTAAAGAACCTATTTCATTAGATGATTTAGATGTTGTTTTATCTTTAAAAAATAACCAACCAACCTCTACTGAAAAAGACACCATTGCAAAAATTGAAAATATTGATCCTCAATGAAATCAAGTTAAGATAAGAGAAAAATTTAATGAAATTTCAAATACTAATTTACTTCAATTAAAAAGAAATGAACTTGCTCAAGGAGCAAATAATGTTGCTAAGAAAGCAATTATAAAAAAAGTTGTTAATAAAGTTGGAGAAGAAAATGTTGGTCTAAGACAAACTTTAACAGTTGAAACTATTAATGATGGAGATTCAAAGAAAAATATTTTCCATTTTATAAATACAGGTGATTCTAATAACTCTATTAGAGGAGTAAAACAAAATGTTGGTAAATTATATAATGAAGTTACCAATCCAACCATTTTAAATAAAACCGATAGTAGAAGAAACATTGAAGAATATTTATTAATTCCTGATAAAAATTATCCAAACAGAAAAACAAAATTACCTTCTGAATATGCAAAAAATATAATTGAATATATTTTTAAAGGTTATACACCTGATCCAAATTATTTAGATACAGATATTAGATTTGAACCATATTATAATTATTACCCAGGAACACAAATTCCTTATTTAACTAACGCTAAAATTCTTTTATTAATTTCAGAAGATGAAGATAATAATACTGTGCAATATGCAATTGCAAAAAGTGAGGTTAATTCAAAAACGGGTGAAGCTAAGTATATTGTTCTTGGACAAAAAGAAATAAATGGTGAGTTATACTGAACAAGATTATTAATACCAGAACAAGAAAGTAGTTTATCAATTAATGAATTAGACAACTTTTTAATTCAACATAGATTAACAATAAAAGCTAAAATAGGTAAGCAAGGTTGAGCTAAAATAGATCCAAGTTATAAAAATAGCATTTATTTACCTATAAATTATGGTTCAGTAGATAATGCTGCCATCATCGATATTACACAAAATAATACAATTAATATTCTTATAAAACAAATTAAGCAAACAATATTAAAAACAGATTTATCTAATTTATTTACAAAAGAACAATTAGATAAAATTTTAGCAGCAGGTCAAATAGCAGTTGAAAAAAATCAGCTACATAATTTATTAGCTTCAGGAAAAACAAATGAAGTTATTATTAAAGTTGTTATATTTGATTGATTACATGAATTATCAAAATCTACTCAAAGATCAGATGAGAAACTATTAAATTTTAATATTAATACCTTTTGAGAATCAATTGTAAACAATATCATAGGATTCATTAAAAACAAATATACCTATGATAATAATGTTTTAAGAACTCATGAACAACAAAGAAATTATCTAAAACAAGAATTAGATAAATTAGAAGAATTGTTAATGAATATAACTGGCTCAAAAACACCATTTTTCAATAACTTAATTTTAGGATTTAAAATTTCAAATATTATTGATTACATTAAAGATTATGATAAACTTTTAGACTCAATTAGTTCAATACTTACATCAATTGATTTATTAAAATTTTCATCATTAGGTAGACAATGATATTTGAAACACCCTTATAAACCTTATTTAAATGCTAACGCAAATTATTACACATTAAGTTCAGATGAAATAACTTCCTTCTTATTACAAAGCATTGATGAAAACAAAATCAAAAAAGCTTTAAATACATTAATACAACAGATAGATTTTAAAGCTTTGTTGAGTCCAGAAAGTGATTTAAGTATTTATAAAAAAATCTTAATTACAGCTGAAAATGCAAATAAACCTTTAGGAAATTCTGAAAAAACAAGATTAACATCTTTATTTAATAAATTAAACGGATATGAAGATCCTCAAAAAGCATTTGATAACATCAATGAAGCATTAGAAATTTTAGTAAATTCATTTTCTTTAGAAACTTTTAATAAAAACATCACTCATTTTCTAGATAAAAGTGAACAAAAAGAACCAGTTATTGCTAATGGTGTATTATTTAACAATAACTATATCAAAAGACTAAAACAATCAAATTGAATTGCTAGTTTAATTAGTGCATTAACACAAGCGCAAGCAAACAATCACAATATCTTAGGAAAAGTTAAAACAATACAAGAAGCAATTAAATTACTTGCCAATTTATCATCTGCTACTCAAAATGCAGCGGGATTACATATTCCAACAAGCGATAATAAAAAAATATCATTTGATGATTTAGGTTCATTAGGGTTAATTAGATTCCCTTCACCTGAAGATAAAATAGCAACCAATAATTATATTGGTCAGTATGATGCTAATAAAATTTTTGCCTTAAAACAAAAAATAGATACAGCCATTGCTTCAAATAAAAATCTTTTAAAATTCAGCATTGAAGAATCAAGTTTTTTAACAGATATTATTTTAGTAAACAATGCTGAATTTCAAGATTTAGAAAAAATATCAACTAAATTAAATAATTATTTAAATCTAATTTCAAAATTGTTAATAAAAAATTACCAGAATAATATAAATCCATATAATTTAAATTTTGAAGAAGATGCAACTGTACCTATTGCAACATATGGAGATTTAGCTTATCGTTCTGCTTTATTTAATAAGAATACAAAAAATACTGATTCAAATGAAGTATTACATTTTCTATATAATCAAATAAAACCTATTTTAAGTGGTTTTCTAACAAAAGATGCAAATGGATTTATTGGTCAAGAGTTAAATTTATATTCTTTTTGAATTAAACTAACATATGAATTAAAAACTACAGTACCCAACATTACATTTGATGAAATTAAAACAATTATTTTAACAATTTTTAATTTCATGCAAAATGAAAATGTTGCTAGATTATTAAGACAATATGAAAACGTTGATAATCAAATACCTTCTTATAATTCAATGCTTGGTAGTGATTTGAATAACTATGCAACAATACTAAAAATAAGTAAAGGATTATCAAATAATATTGTTTCAACAAAAGAATTTGAAAACTCTAATCTTTTAGAAACATTACAACAAGATTTAGCACAAAAGAATTTAAATAATTATTGAGAATATATAAACAAACTTCTTAATAAAAATATTTATCAATTCGTTGCAATGATGAGTATGTTAAATGAAGCATCATTTATGCCTACTTTTTACAAAGAATCACAAGAGCAATTTGTAAACAACTTTATAAATGCTCCTGAAAATTCCACTTTAGGTTCTTTAATAACAAGTGATTATGATTTAGCTGTTTTATACAAAAACACACTGTCATACTCACAATTATCAAATCAAATTAGAATATTAGGTATAAATCCAATAGTAATAAATCCATTTATGGCTTTAAGTTTTCCTCAAGTACTTTTATATACTGCTATATCTGACCAAGAAAATAAGGGAAATTTAGCATATTTGGTTACACAACTTTCAAGAGATTTAGAAACTATAAATATTGATGATCTTGATAAATTAATTAATCCTTTATATGATTCATTAATAAGACAACAAGAATTATCTGATTCTGGTGATAAAAATATTGCTTTAGATATGTCTTATTTCACATGATTAAAAAATAAATTCATTTTAAAAGATCAAGATGACCAAACAATTTTCGGATTAAATACAAACAAAATTTTTGAACAACTATTGTTTTCATTAATTTCTACTAACTATGTAAATAACTTAGTTGCATATAATGATACAAGTGCATATTTAGCAAAAATTAACTACGCTTACTTACAAAAAAATAAAAAAGAAGTTTATACTGGTAATATCGATGAATATTTAAAAGATCCATTTAAAATGGCTGTATTCATCAATACATTGGACTCAAAATACAAAATAAAAATTAACTCAATTGAATATTTAATTATTGGAATTGATACTACAGCTGATTATTTATACCCTGTAATTAATGAAGAAAATTTACAAGTAGATACTTCAAAACAATCACTTGTTTATGTAAATAGTAAAGGTTTTGATAGAATCAAAAGTGCTTATCCTACTTTAGCGCTTAAAGACTATTTATTAGTTAAAAAAGGTGAATTTAAAGACACAGAACTAAAACAAGAATTTTCAGAATTTATTGCTTCAATTGCAAGTAATATAACAAACAAAGTATTTTTAGCTGATGAATTAGATCCAATTAACCCTGAAATTTCAATAAGAATTACTTTAGTACAAAAAATTATTCACTCTATAGGTAATGTTCAGTTATTTAGTTTAATTATATTAATAACATTAGTATCAATATCTGTTTACTTTATTATTAGAAGATATATAAATGATAGAAATAAAGTTATTGGTATATTACGTTCACAAGGTTATAAAGCTAGTGAAATATCATTTTCATTTAGTTCATTTGCATGACCAAGTACTATTGTTGGATCTATTACAGGTTATATTCTAGGTCACTTTGTTCAACCAATAGCATTTAAGGTTTTTTCAAGTTATTGAACATTACCAACAACAATGATTTCATTTAACTGACTAACATTGGTAAATACATTCATAGTTCCGTTTATATTTTTATCAATATTAATATTCTTGATTACGATGTTTAGTATAAGAATAAAAGCAATTGAGCAAATGTCTGGATTAAGTGAGTTAAATGTTGGAAAAATTTCACAAAAAATTGCAGTATTATTCAGAGTATTACCTATTAAAAGTAGATTTATTGCAATGTTAACTTTAAATAACTTCTGAAAACTATTTAGTTTATTTATAAGCTTTTCAATCACTTCATTGATTACAATGTTTAGTTTAAGTAGTTTAAATGTTTTCCAAAAATCAATCCAAAGAACATATCAAAATAGAAATTACAATTTTAAATTAGACTTAGAAACACCAACAATAGAAGGTGGTCCTTATATTCTATATAACAAAAATAATTTAAATGATTTATTATATGTTCCAGATGATTTAAGTGCATCAAGTCAAGGTGGAGATAAAAACCAAACAGACTATAATTCACCATTTTATTTCAAACCAGGTTATAGCTATAATACAGATGTTTTAAATAAACCATTTGCACCATCTGTTTTAACAAAATCATCACTTGATATTTTATTAGATACTTCAGTTGAGTTATCGCCTTGAGATGTTGTTTTTGCAAGTTTACCTGAAACACAAAAAGCCAGAATAATTCAAATTTTTAAATCAGTATCTACAAAAATGTTTAACACACAAAATTTACACTACACAAATAGCGATACTACTTATTTTGATCCATTATCATTAGAATATGAGTCACTATATGCAACCGAAACACCTGATCCAAATTCTCCAAAAATAAGTTACTTTACGTTTAATGAATCAAACATTGTTGCAAGAGGAATAAAAAATGCTTCTTCATTAGGACAATTCTTATTTGTTGAATATGATAAATTTAATAACTTCTATAAAAAACCAGCATCAATTAAAACTGATAAAGTAAGAAGTTTATATCGAAACTTTTTAGTTGACGCTTATAAAAAAATAGATAAAAATGATTTCTTTATGAGTTTTGGTGGAGTAATTTGAAATAACCATACAAACGAAAAATATTCATATGCAAAAACGTCAATATTTAATCAAAATATTGAAATATATGGATATAAAAAAGATTCAAAATTTATTGAATTAAGAGATGCAAATAATAAAGACTTAAATGACGTTTTATATAAGGACTTTCCATTTGATAAACCTCTACCAGATAATTTAGAAAACGCAATTTTACCACTAGTTATTAATAATGTTGTGGCAAAAAAATGAGGATTAAAAGAAGGGTCTATTATTAAATTTAATATTCAAAATCACGTAGATAGATTTGTTGATCAAATATTAAATATAAAAAATGACAATCACACATTTACGTTTAAAGTTGTTGGAATTAATGAAACCTATATTAATAATGAATTAATTACAACTAAAGAAATCGTTGATAGAATAACTGGATTAGATAAGTTATCAACCTGAATTAAAGAAAAAAGACAAGATGAATTAAATGTTTTAATTAAGCAAGATCCAGATAATGCTTTAGAATATAGTCAATGATTTAACAATGAATACGAAGCATTTAATGGTATTTTAAGTAACGATGAAGCACCGGAACAAACAATTAACACACTAACCACTTATTCATCAAGCGGATACTGAGGAGCTATTCAAAGTTACAACGCAAATGTCGCAGATGATAAATCAATTACAGATTTTTTTAAAAAAATATTTGTAGGACAAAGTGGAACTGATCCAATGTTTAAATTTACAGTAGATTCTTATAATCAAACACACAATACTCAGTTAGATTGAAGACAAAAAATTAAAGAATTTTTAAATGTAACTGATGAACAATACAAAACTTGAGGAGATCAAGCATTGGTAAATGAACCTATTGAACCAGAAATTAAAAAATATATGATTAATGCAATAAATAGACTATATGGTTCAGAAGGATCTATTTATGGAAAAGATATATTATATGGTGCTTCACAAAGCGTTAATTCAAAAGATATTGAAGCAGGATTTATAAGTGGTATTGCTGCTACAATTACAAACATAACGCTAGCATTTATTATCATAAGTTTTATTGTGTCAATAATTATTTTAATTATGATTACAAACTCAATGGTTAATTCTAATAAGGAATCAGTTGCAACATTTAGTATTTTAGGATATTCAAATAAAGAAAAAATTTATTTATTCTTCTTTAATTACATACCAATCATTCTCTTTGCGTCTTTATTAATGATTCCAATTACATTCATATTAATTGTTTCATTTAATGCCTTTATGCTCGCAACTAGTCAGATGGTACTTCCTCTATACTTATTCCAATCAACAATTTTAATCAGTATGTTAGTATCATTATTAGTATTTGGAATAACAAGTATATTTGCATGAATAAGTTTAAATAAAATTAAACCTGTTTACTTATTGAAAGGAAAATAA